The following coding sequences are from one Granulicella sp. L56 window:
- a CDS encoding oligosaccharide flippase family protein: MKSIVRATAMLSGSSVVTILVGLVSAKALALLLQPSGYGYYGLIQSVVAVASLVTGMGIATGMVRQGAGAASRKDELIVSGLRNGAWALFWVLGGISFLVLILFREPLSRLGGVNQPVVMPIVGVIVLFTVANNIQTGMLNTYHRVAVLATYAIINSVVCAGITILAVLRWHSSGIVIAILGGAIASWAISGIMLRRHVGRPVLRFFRQETLDAAWSLLQFGGAFTVSTLVGTGVQLALPIVVFHLLSTESVGYYKAASAIAVGYLGFIVTAMGQDYFPRVSAERDNPKALVQLINEQHRLVMLLAAPIILGTLALVPYLVPLVYSRKFSPAVEILEWQLIGDLFKFSSWTMSFAILARCKSSIYFLTESIGGATTLVTTWIGVRLFGLPGLGIASLVMFIIYYAVTWVVIRREIPLIWTAANKKMMLAAVSAATIVRILPSTRFADLRTPIALAFAAGATILSMTVLWHQYREGKDSQQRAKASVAS; the protein is encoded by the coding sequence ATGAAGTCGATTGTTCGAGCTACGGCAATGTTGAGCGGAAGTTCTGTCGTCACTATCCTTGTAGGCTTGGTATCTGCGAAGGCGTTAGCTCTCTTATTGCAGCCTAGCGGTTATGGCTACTACGGCCTTATTCAAAGCGTAGTTGCGGTAGCAAGTCTTGTTACTGGTATGGGGATAGCAACCGGCATGGTGCGGCAGGGAGCTGGAGCGGCTTCGCGCAAAGATGAGCTGATTGTTTCCGGGTTACGGAATGGGGCTTGGGCGCTATTTTGGGTTTTAGGCGGGATTTCATTCCTGGTTCTAATTCTGTTTCGGGAACCACTGAGCCGGCTAGGCGGGGTAAATCAGCCGGTGGTCATGCCGATTGTTGGGGTTATCGTATTATTCACAGTAGCCAACAACATCCAGACCGGAATGTTGAATACCTACCATCGCGTAGCGGTTCTGGCGACCTATGCAATCATAAATTCCGTGGTCTGCGCAGGCATCACTATTTTAGCGGTACTTCGTTGGCATTCCAGTGGTATCGTTATAGCCATTTTGGGTGGAGCGATTGCGAGCTGGGCCATTTCTGGGATCATGCTCCGTCGTCATGTGGGCCGTCCGGTTCTGCGATTCTTCCGACAGGAGACTCTGGATGCGGCCTGGTCCCTCCTGCAATTCGGAGGGGCTTTCACGGTAAGTACGCTGGTTGGAACAGGCGTGCAGCTTGCTCTGCCAATAGTGGTCTTTCATCTATTGAGCACGGAGAGCGTTGGCTACTATAAGGCGGCCTCGGCAATTGCTGTAGGGTATCTGGGATTTATCGTCACTGCGATGGGGCAGGATTACTTTCCGCGAGTTTCAGCGGAGAGGGATAACCCAAAGGCGTTAGTGCAACTGATCAATGAGCAGCATCGTCTAGTAATGCTGCTTGCTGCACCCATAATTCTAGGTACGCTTGCACTAGTACCCTATCTAGTTCCTTTGGTGTACTCGCGGAAATTTTCTCCCGCAGTAGAGATTCTCGAGTGGCAGTTGATCGGAGATTTATTCAAGTTCTCGAGTTGGACAATGTCATTTGCGATTTTGGCGCGCTGCAAGAGTTCGATTTACTTCCTTACCGAATCAATTGGCGGTGCTACAACACTTGTGACAACGTGGATTGGGGTGCGGCTGTTCGGCCTTCCTGGGTTGGGAATTGCTTCGCTCGTCATGTTTATCATCTACTATGCTGTGACTTGGGTTGTCATTCGACGCGAAATACCTCTTATCTGGACCGCGGCCAATAAAAAAATGATGTTGGCTGCGGTGTCTGCGGCAACAATCGTCAGAATTCTTCCTAGTACGCGATTCGCGGATCTCAGAACCCCGATAGCACTCGCTTTCGCGGCTGGTGCAACCATCCTCAGTATGACGGTACTGTGGCACCAATATCGGGAAGGGAAAGATTCGCAGCAGAGAGCTAAAGCATCTGTAGCAAGCTAG
- a CDS encoding polysaccharide pyruvyl transferase family protein has product MKVLLLGVGFNTQNMGVGALASGAVRCLRAHGRNPDISLLDYGTEDEVRTVDSDGRWLSIPIVTMRFSWKLYLGNNIIILLLLSLMLRLFPFQRLREAVLARNRSLRRICEADIAASISGGDSFSDIYGLGRFFYVCLPQILVLLLNKDLVLLPQTVGPFMGRLPRWIARMILGRAQRVYSRDYIGLEQVERLLGHNYNIGRHRFCYDLGFVVEPRPPKQLLIAGLNELSARELPIVGFNISGLLWTGGYSHKNMFGLRSNYQQMVHAIIDHLISSKQTCVLLLPHVFGREVHSESDALVCEQIFNELGKKYEGRLGVLQTELDQCEIKSVIGSCEFFIGSRMHACIAALSQQIPAVAVAYSEKFSGVLNTIGVPSLVADARQMDNEQILRLIDEAYDGRKELASHLAKRIPEIKATVLALGDELLGFQSHATNRDDLSCRVCETS; this is encoded by the coding sequence TTGAAGGTTCTTCTATTAGGTGTAGGCTTCAACACTCAAAATATGGGGGTAGGAGCACTCGCGTCTGGTGCAGTACGCTGTTTGCGTGCCCATGGACGTAATCCGGATATATCTTTGTTGGATTATGGCACTGAGGACGAAGTCAGGACTGTCGATTCCGATGGACGTTGGCTTTCGATCCCGATTGTCACGATGCGATTCTCTTGGAAGCTCTATCTTGGCAACAACATTATTATTTTGTTACTCCTGTCGTTGATGCTGCGATTGTTTCCGTTTCAGCGGTTGCGTGAGGCGGTCCTGGCCCGAAACAGGAGTCTGCGTAGAATTTGCGAGGCGGATATTGCAGCGTCAATATCCGGTGGCGATAGCTTCAGCGATATTTATGGTTTGGGCAGGTTTTTCTACGTGTGCCTGCCTCAAATACTGGTATTGCTGCTGAACAAAGACTTGGTTTTACTTCCCCAGACGGTAGGCCCCTTTATGGGAAGGTTACCTCGGTGGATCGCCCGTATGATACTAGGCCGGGCTCAACGGGTGTACTCAAGAGATTACATAGGGCTTGAGCAGGTAGAGCGCTTGCTGGGGCACAACTACAACATCGGCCGACACCGCTTCTGTTACGATCTTGGCTTCGTAGTGGAGCCGAGGCCTCCTAAACAACTGTTAATTGCAGGGTTGAATGAATTATCTGCTCGGGAATTGCCCATTGTGGGCTTCAATATCAGCGGTCTATTGTGGACTGGTGGATACTCTCACAAAAATATGTTCGGATTGCGGTCGAACTATCAGCAGATGGTACACGCCATCATTGATCATCTTATTTCTAGCAAGCAAACTTGTGTGCTTCTCCTGCCTCATGTCTTTGGTAGAGAGGTGCACTCGGAGAGTGACGCCTTGGTATGCGAGCAGATATTCAATGAGCTAGGGAAAAAATACGAAGGCCGATTAGGCGTTCTGCAAACGGAACTGGACCAATGTGAGATCAAATCCGTTATCGGATCGTGCGAGTTCTTCATTGGATCAAGGATGCATGCTTGTATCGCGGCTCTGTCCCAACAAATCCCGGCTGTTGCAGTAGCCTACAGCGAAAAATTTAGCGGGGTGCTCAACACGATCGGCGTTCCATCATTGGTGGCTGATGCAAGGCAAATGGACAATGAGCAGATTCTGAGGCTTATTGACGAGGCCTACGACGGACGGAAGGAACTGGCCTCCCATCTCGCCAAACGAATCCCGGAGATAAAAGCGACTGTACTGGCTCTTGGTGACGAACTCCTTGGTTTCCAGAGCCATGCTACCAATAGAGACGACTTGTCCTGTCGCGTCTGTGAGACATCGTAG
- a CDS encoding glycosyltransferase family 4 protein, with the protein MRYAEALAARGDHVDVIAVAKESQPKYEVLNGVRVFRIQMRKKNEKHPLTHLIRLLMFLVRASILVAAKHVRHRYNIVHVHSVPDFLVFAALVPRFTGACVILDIHDLLPELYADKFKVSPSSRTFRALRIVERVSAASADHVIAPNHIWREKLVQRSVEASKCSVFMNYPDPSVFSLRERSRRDNKVVLMYPGSLNWHQGLDLAIRAFAINAKLFPTSEFHIYGEGPERENLVQLAAELDLRDRVLFHAPLPLREIAIITENSDLGIIPKRNDGFGDEAFSTKSLEFMMLAVPIIIADTRVDKLYFNTDIVTFFRSGDIADLASCMRRLMEDKLLRMEQAAKALVFVKSYSWDSKKNDYMALVDRLTARVSGADVVPAGEAHF; encoded by the coding sequence ATGCGCTACGCCGAGGCGCTCGCTGCACGCGGCGACCACGTTGACGTGATCGCCGTAGCCAAGGAGTCCCAGCCAAAATATGAGGTTCTGAACGGTGTTCGGGTATTCCGAATCCAGATGAGAAAGAAGAATGAAAAGCATCCGCTGACACACCTGATTCGCTTACTCATGTTTCTGGTCCGTGCCTCTATCCTGGTGGCTGCCAAGCACGTCCGACATAGATACAATATTGTGCACGTTCACTCTGTTCCTGATTTTCTAGTGTTCGCTGCCCTTGTGCCACGGTTTACTGGCGCTTGCGTGATCCTCGACATTCATGATCTGTTGCCTGAACTCTATGCAGACAAATTCAAGGTGTCCCCGTCTTCGCGGACATTCAGAGCTCTGCGGATCGTTGAGCGTGTATCGGCAGCTTCGGCCGACCACGTCATCGCTCCTAATCACATATGGCGAGAAAAGCTAGTACAGAGATCGGTAGAGGCTTCGAAATGTTCAGTCTTTATGAATTATCCGGACCCGTCGGTATTTTCTTTACGCGAACGGTCGCGAAGAGACAATAAGGTTGTTCTAATGTATCCGGGATCGCTCAATTGGCATCAAGGGCTAGACTTGGCAATCCGTGCATTTGCCATAAATGCCAAGCTTTTTCCAACTAGCGAGTTCCACATCTATGGAGAGGGACCTGAAAGAGAGAATCTGGTTCAGTTGGCGGCGGAGCTGGACTTGAGAGATCGGGTATTGTTCCATGCACCTCTTCCGTTACGGGAAATTGCAATTATCACTGAAAACTCTGACCTGGGTATTATTCCAAAACGCAATGATGGTTTCGGGGATGAAGCATTCAGCACTAAAAGTCTTGAGTTTATGATGCTCGCGGTGCCCATTATTATTGCTGACACCAGGGTCGATAAGCTCTACTTCAATACCGATATCGTTACCTTCTTTCGCAGCGGCGACATAGCCGATTTGGCCAGTTGCATGCGAAGGCTTATGGAAGATAAGTTACTTCGCATGGAGCAGGCTGCCAAAGCACTCGTCTTCGTCAAAAGTTATAGCTGGGATTCTAAGAAGAATGATTACATGGCACTCGTCGATAGACTTACCGCCAGGGTAAGCGGTGCAGATGTTGTGCCTGCAGGTGAAGCTCATTTCTAA
- a CDS encoding O-antigen ligase, whose protein sequence is MLFPAVKFFVSSMQIDPNIPANASGIALTIAAGTILLVLPKRYAIVPVIATCCYMTMGQSIVIAGCHFTMIRVLMLFGWTRVLLRGEFRKIKLGQLDKMILWWTAIGFVAYVGLWRSGDAIIYKMGATYNIIGFYFLFRMMLRSLDDVIQVFRTIAVLVVPLAICMLFEKSTGRNLFAVFGGVSEITIVRDGVLRCQGPFSHPILAGTFGATVFPLVACLWLNGGIGKLMAAGGVISSLIITVASGSSGPVLAFMAAVLALGLWRARDHMFLLRRGIAVGLVSLQIFMKAPIWFLLARVDVFSGSTGFHRAMLIDGAFHNLGDWWLMGTQSTLSWADEEQGLFDVTNQYLQVGAEGGIVSMGLFIWIIVCAFRLVGLTRRSMAEIGESATNQFFVWGLGAALFAHVVSYVSVSYFDQNFVNWYLLLAMIATVGDQFQTPIEAKEFIDVNEDEEREKVLVEAGPSTWLMPIAYSSPTTAC, encoded by the coding sequence ATGCTTTTCCCAGCCGTGAAATTCTTTGTTTCGAGCATGCAGATAGATCCCAACATTCCGGCAAACGCATCTGGCATTGCTTTGACAATTGCGGCAGGGACAATATTACTTGTATTGCCAAAACGGTATGCAATTGTTCCAGTAATAGCAACGTGTTGCTATATGACCATGGGGCAATCAATCGTTATTGCGGGCTGTCATTTCACAATGATTCGAGTATTGATGTTGTTCGGTTGGACGCGTGTACTACTGCGCGGCGAGTTTCGGAAGATTAAGCTGGGTCAATTAGACAAAATGATCCTGTGGTGGACTGCTATCGGCTTTGTAGCCTATGTTGGTCTGTGGCGCAGCGGAGACGCGATTATCTACAAGATGGGTGCCACTTACAATATCATTGGGTTCTATTTTCTTTTTCGGATGATGCTGCGGAGTCTTGACGATGTGATACAGGTGTTCCGTACGATCGCTGTACTCGTTGTTCCACTGGCGATCTGCATGCTTTTCGAAAAGTCAACGGGAAGAAATTTGTTTGCAGTGTTTGGAGGAGTAAGTGAGATAACCATCGTTCGTGATGGCGTTTTGCGATGCCAAGGGCCATTTTCGCATCCTATTCTTGCGGGCACCTTCGGGGCAACCGTCTTTCCACTAGTAGCGTGTCTTTGGTTGAATGGAGGCATAGGCAAGCTGATGGCTGCGGGCGGAGTGATTTCTTCGTTAATTATTACAGTGGCTTCAGGTTCCAGCGGGCCCGTACTGGCGTTTATGGCTGCGGTGCTAGCACTCGGGTTGTGGCGTGCGCGTGATCATATGTTTCTTCTGCGGAGGGGGATCGCGGTTGGTCTGGTCTCTCTCCAGATTTTCATGAAGGCTCCCATCTGGTTTCTTTTAGCCAGGGTAGATGTATTCTCAGGTTCAACTGGATTTCATAGGGCTATGTTGATCGACGGCGCATTCCACAATCTCGGTGATTGGTGGTTGATGGGAACCCAATCTACCCTTTCTTGGGCCGATGAAGAGCAGGGACTGTTCGACGTAACAAATCAATATCTTCAAGTTGGGGCCGAAGGCGGAATTGTGTCAATGGGGTTGTTCATCTGGATTATCGTCTGCGCGTTCCGCTTGGTTGGATTGACACGGCGCTCAATGGCCGAAATTGGAGAATCAGCAACAAATCAATTTTTTGTATGGGGATTAGGAGCAGCATTATTTGCTCATGTTGTCTCGTACGTCAGCGTCTCCTACTTCGATCAAAATTTTGTCAATTGGTATCTCTTGCTGGCAATGATCGCCACAGTTGGAGATCAATTCCAGACTCCGATCGAAGCCAAAGAATTTATTGATGTGAACGAAGATGAAGAACGGGAGAAGGTTCTGGTAGAAGCGGGCCCTTCTACATGGTTGATGCCGATAGCCTACTCCTCACCTACTACCGCCTGTTAG
- a CDS encoding N-acetyltransferase, giving the protein MKFNSRNVYISPKAKLGNGVRIGDNTVIYDNVVLEDNVTICNDCVVGEPLNAYYHSPDYENPVTVVGSDSIIRSHSVIYASCQIGSSFSCGHRALIREKCTIGNHCSVGSMADLEGEIIIGDYSRIHSSVHISQWSVIGSYCWIAPFVVMTHDPYPPSNDWKGSSIGDYTQVCVGAVILPGIQIGKKCVIGAGAVVNKSLKDLSLVVSASSRITDVVKYIVMGKGRVYPWMNRFERGMPWEGIGYDTWIKQPHDVE; this is encoded by the coding sequence ATGAAGTTTAACTCCCGCAACGTTTATATAAGTCCGAAAGCCAAGCTCGGCAACGGTGTTCGCATTGGCGACAATACCGTTATTTATGACAACGTTGTTCTAGAAGATAACGTCACAATATGTAATGACTGTGTCGTCGGTGAGCCTCTTAATGCTTACTATCATTCTCCTGACTATGAGAATCCTGTGACGGTCGTTGGTTCTGATTCAATCATCAGAAGTCATTCCGTAATTTATGCGAGCTGTCAAATAGGCTCTTCGTTTTCTTGCGGCCATCGTGCTTTGATTCGGGAAAAGTGTACGATTGGCAATCACTGTTCTGTTGGGAGCATGGCTGATCTTGAGGGTGAAATCATCATCGGCGATTATTCCAGGATTCACAGCAGTGTACATATTTCACAGTGGTCGGTGATAGGTTCTTATTGTTGGATCGCTCCGTTTGTAGTCATGACACACGACCCCTATCCACCGTCGAATGACTGGAAGGGATCATCCATTGGCGATTACACGCAAGTATGCGTTGGTGCCGTGATCCTCCCTGGTATTCAGATAGGGAAAAAGTGTGTCATAGGTGCAGGCGCTGTTGTCAATAAGAGTTTGAAAGATTTGTCTCTGGTTGTCAGCGCATCTTCGAGAATAACGGACGTCGTGAAGTATATCGTGATGGGCAAAGGGAGAGTCTACCCTTGGATGAATCGCTTTGAACGTGGCATGCCGTGGGAAGGTATCGGCTATGATACCTGGATCAAACAACCACACGACGTGGAATGA
- a CDS encoding glycosyltransferase family 2 protein: protein MVKPPDLSIIIVNWNSADFVRKCISSLYAQPLGLSVETIVIDNASHDGCREMIARDFPGVQFIQGEENYGFGRANNAAFLHSNGRLVLFLNPDTETSAGAVQRMAELLANTSDAGIVGAKLLNSDGTIQTSCIQKFPSILGILLDSDLLRTLLPRWSFWGMRPLFDNPSGSVEVDAISGACQMVSRDVFLRAHMYSTAYFMYAEDVDLCLRAKRLGLRNLYVPDAVFVHHGGKSSDAVVESGWSAIVMRESWKRFFELNHSRTYAKVFQVSVGLQAVLRVAVISLAAPVARITGRGRSVTMIRRKWTSILRWALGLEQWVCGLSRD from the coding sequence ATGGTGAAGCCTCCCGATCTCTCAATCATCATAGTTAATTGGAATTCGGCAGACTTTGTACGCAAGTGCATCTCAAGCCTCTATGCACAACCCCTTGGTCTGAGCGTTGAGACCATCGTGATCGATAATGCGTCGCACGATGGTTGTCGTGAGATGATTGCCCGTGACTTTCCCGGCGTACAGTTCATCCAAGGCGAAGAGAATTATGGCTTTGGTCGTGCGAATAACGCCGCATTTTTACATTCCAATGGGAGACTAGTTCTTTTTCTTAATCCGGATACGGAAACTTCCGCAGGAGCGGTCCAACGAATGGCGGAGCTGCTGGCTAATACAAGTGACGCTGGCATTGTAGGAGCTAAGTTACTCAACTCCGACGGCACCATCCAGACAAGTTGTATCCAGAAATTTCCCAGTATTCTTGGGATCCTGCTTGACTCAGACTTGCTGCGGACTTTGCTGCCCCGTTGGTCGTTTTGGGGCATGCGCCCCTTGTTCGACAACCCAAGTGGCTCAGTCGAGGTAGATGCCATTTCAGGTGCGTGCCAGATGGTGAGCCGTGATGTATTTTTACGCGCTCATATGTACAGCACAGCGTATTTTATGTACGCAGAGGACGTGGATCTTTGCCTGCGAGCAAAACGATTGGGACTCAGGAACCTCTATGTTCCGGATGCCGTGTTCGTTCATCACGGGGGAAAGAGCAGCGATGCAGTCGTAGAGAGTGGATGGTCTGCAATTGTGATGAGGGAGTCATGGAAACGTTTCTTTGAACTAAATCACAGCCGCACCTATGCCAAAGTGTTTCAGGTGTCCGTCGGCCTACAGGCTGTCCTCCGAGTCGCAGTTATATCACTGGCAGCACCAGTCGCCAGGATTACAGGACGAGGCCGCAGCGTGACAATGATCAGACGGAAATGGACGAGCATATTGCGCTGGGCACTTGGGCTCGAGCAATGGGTGTGCGGCCTTAGTCGCGATTAG
- a CDS encoding glycosyltransferase family A protein, translating to MEHTPTISVVVPTYNQRDSLVYAVESILNQTYPVLEVIIVDDGSSDATSTEVELRSKLNGHWRDRVRYIYQANQGQSAANNAGIAIARGEWIGFNASDDLWLPTKLELQIRALERFDSKCGFCFSDAWFMNNPYMKQSVFELAGKSRDQAFGTVANPTRLVALGRHPIWMQTAIARTDMVRQAGGWDQSLRYFEDYDLILRISQLTTFCFVGMPMVLIDRSPTGEPAFGHIRDWHKEEFRLRMEQKCFEKHLRDDAKFPKEIKHILRSNLHNVHKAWANWHLEKGDYIQAKQALSKASTYGFSAMQLAKRAGIRLAPSLLRWAVTRDRKKAIRHDQSSRLASQGANGM from the coding sequence ATGGAACACACTCCAACAATCTCGGTCGTAGTGCCTACATATAATCAACGAGATAGCCTCGTTTATGCGGTAGAAAGCATCCTGAATCAAACCTATCCTGTACTGGAAGTGATTATTGTGGATGATGGGTCGTCGGACGCTACTTCTACGGAGGTGGAGCTTCGGAGCAAGCTCAATGGGCACTGGAGGGATCGCGTTCGATATATCTACCAAGCCAATCAAGGCCAGAGTGCGGCCAACAATGCGGGAATCGCGATTGCGCGAGGGGAATGGATCGGCTTCAATGCCAGTGATGATCTTTGGTTGCCAACTAAACTTGAATTGCAGATCCGTGCGCTAGAGAGATTTGATTCCAAATGCGGTTTCTGTTTTTCGGATGCCTGGTTCATGAACAATCCCTACATGAAGCAGAGTGTGTTCGAATTGGCAGGAAAAAGCCGAGATCAGGCATTCGGAACAGTTGCGAACCCGACCCGCCTTGTTGCTTTAGGAAGACATCCCATCTGGATGCAGACGGCCATCGCGCGCACCGACATGGTCCGGCAAGCCGGAGGATGGGACCAGAGCTTGCGGTATTTTGAAGATTACGATCTTATCCTCCGAATATCTCAATTGACGACGTTTTGTTTCGTTGGCATGCCCATGGTACTCATCGACCGTTCCCCCACTGGTGAACCTGCATTTGGGCACATAAGAGACTGGCATAAGGAAGAGTTTCGTCTCCGCATGGAGCAAAAGTGCTTCGAAAAACACCTTAGGGATGATGCGAAGTTTCCGAAGGAAATCAAACATATCTTGCGCAGCAATCTCCACAATGTGCACAAGGCTTGGGCCAACTGGCACCTTGAAAAAGGGGACTATATTCAAGCGAAGCAAGCCCTTTCTAAAGCATCAACCTATGGGTTTTCAGCCATGCAACTCGCAAAGCGCGCTGGAATTAGATTAGCCCCATCTTTATTGCGCTGGGCGGTTACGCGCGATAGGAAGAAAGCTATTCGCCACGATCAATCGAGTCGATTAGCAAGCCAAGGTGCAAATGGAATGTAA
- a CDS encoding GNAT family N-acetyltransferase, which yields MSHSDSIEFDSDLQDAYSLEVGNIAVTNDLKGLAALRTSWCDMQWHPNADIDFYTDVVRVWAERCRPHVLTISRNGSPEALLVGREEIVSIDCRLGYKTLFRVKARQLTFIYGGMLGEFSSENCTLFIKAIRESLKQREADLAEFHFIRTDSCLYRTLSAAKQTRDSSSLVQIHRSTSAGCSADDTYRKMSAKRRKNLRGKKLLQEFEGRVNIRCFYEPDSLAEMFVDVESIACKTYHRKLGVGFDGSKELYQRMLAESKRGRFRAYVLYLANKPAAFWIATAYMGVLYSDFLGYDPINARYSPGMYLITKTLEGLCDSEIDSTIKKVDWGLGDAQYKQVLGDSSWTEANVRIFGTSLKGVAIKAMIVPIATVDIWLKRALANSGLLQKIKTRWRHHLVEKQTPTST from the coding sequence ATGTCACACTCAGACTCTATTGAATTCGATTCGGACCTGCAGGATGCCTATTCCTTAGAGGTCGGCAATATAGCAGTGACGAATGATTTGAAAGGTTTAGCGGCTCTGCGCACTAGCTGGTGTGACATGCAATGGCATCCGAATGCCGATATTGATTTTTATACGGATGTAGTACGTGTCTGGGCGGAGCGATGCAGGCCGCATGTTCTGACGATAAGCAGAAATGGCTCTCCTGAGGCGCTCCTTGTAGGAAGGGAAGAGATAGTCTCTATCGACTGCCGATTGGGTTACAAGACTCTTTTTAGAGTGAAGGCTCGTCAGTTGACATTCATCTATGGAGGCATGCTTGGAGAGTTCTCTTCCGAAAATTGCACGCTCTTTATAAAGGCTATTAGAGAGTCGCTCAAACAACGAGAGGCAGATCTCGCAGAATTTCACTTTATTCGAACTGATTCGTGCCTCTATCGAACATTGTCTGCTGCTAAGCAAACGCGAGACTCTAGTTCGCTAGTGCAGATCCATCGTAGTACATCTGCGGGATGCAGCGCGGATGACACGTATCGCAAAATGTCAGCAAAGCGACGCAAAAATTTACGTGGAAAAAAGCTACTTCAAGAGTTCGAGGGGCGAGTCAACATCCGTTGCTTTTATGAACCCGACAGTCTGGCGGAAATGTTCGTTGACGTAGAAAGTATCGCCTGTAAGACCTACCATAGAAAACTGGGCGTTGGCTTCGATGGAAGCAAAGAGCTATACCAGAGGATGCTTGCAGAATCCAAAAGAGGAAGATTTCGAGCTTATGTGCTTTATTTAGCAAATAAGCCAGCCGCATTCTGGATTGCAACTGCATACATGGGCGTACTTTACAGCGATTTTTTGGGATACGACCCTATCAATGCCAGATATTCGCCAGGAATGTACCTGATTACAAAGACTCTTGAAGGTCTGTGCGATAGTGAAATTGATTCCACCATCAAGAAAGTCGACTGGGGATTGGGAGATGCACAATATAAACAGGTGTTAGGTGATAGCAGTTGGACCGAAGCTAATGTAAGAATATTTGGTACTTCGCTAAAAGGTGTGGCGATCAAGGCAATGATAGTCCCTATTGCTACAGTCGATATATGGCTAAAACGTGCACTTGCAAATTCTGGATTATTGCAGAAGATCAAAACTAGATGGAGGCACCATTTAGTGGAAAAGCAAACGCCGACGAGCACCTAA
- a CDS encoding glycosyltransferase, with the protein MEQNLDRDSLESMDQSLSQWTLVVAANNESVLENTLLRSPDIGLTCQVLIKQGFTSSGSAYNCGLSEAKSELVVFAHQDVYFPQRWKENLNRSLQWLAVQDPEWGVLGVFGVTPGDKPEYTGHCYSTGLQRVVGEPFANPICAQALDELVLIIRRSSGLHFDDKLPGFHLYGTDICLQAFTKGMGCYIVPSFCIHNSNGLRYLPWAYWRSYFYMRRKWWDLLPIVTCCSLLSRSLKPVAAQVISDAKQWMFGSRQVGVRSEDIVSRYKTLISTGEVQDI; encoded by the coding sequence ATGGAGCAAAATCTGGATAGGGATTCCTTAGAGAGTATGGACCAATCTCTATCACAGTGGACACTAGTGGTTGCTGCTAACAATGAGTCAGTGCTGGAGAATACTCTATTACGATCTCCAGACATCGGCTTAACGTGTCAGGTTTTGATCAAGCAAGGTTTTACTTCATCAGGATCTGCCTATAACTGCGGTCTCTCGGAAGCAAAGTCAGAGTTGGTCGTTTTTGCACATCAGGATGTGTATTTTCCTCAACGATGGAAAGAAAATCTCAATCGGAGCCTTCAGTGGCTGGCGGTTCAAGACCCAGAATGGGGAGTACTGGGAGTGTTTGGCGTCACACCCGGGGACAAGCCGGAATACACGGGGCATTGCTATTCAACAGGACTTCAACGTGTTGTGGGGGAGCCTTTTGCAAATCCGATTTGTGCACAGGCGCTCGATGAATTAGTTCTAATTATTCGCCGTAGTTCGGGACTTCATTTCGACGATAAACTACCCGGTTTTCATCTCTATGGAACTGATATTTGTCTTCAGGCTTTTACGAAAGGAATGGGATGCTACATCGTTCCCTCCTTTTGCATTCACAATAGCAACGGACTGCGATATCTACCATGGGCCTATTGGCGTTCCTATTTTTATATGCGAAGAAAGTGGTGGGATCTGTTGCCGATAGTGACTTGCTGCTCTCTACTTTCACGATCATTGAAGCCGGTTGCGGCCCAAGTCATTTCTGATGCAAAGCAATGGATGTTTGGAAGTAGACAAGTTGGTGTTCGCAGCGAAGATATTGTTAGTAGATATAAGACTCTCATCTCCACTGGTGAAGTGCAGGATATCTAG
- a CDS encoding VOC family protein, with protein sequence MIIDHIGIVVPSIDDGIQQWQEIFGYHRVSEVIENSRQKVRVVFLKKTDSILIKLVEPSVADSPVSSFARRGGGLHHLCFRCNDLDAAIPLLRSNGAKFIVPPQPGEAFNGEDIAFFLTRNNLSIELIDTMEKQGIDSMDTQGSVPKGLF encoded by the coding sequence ATGATTATTGATCACATTGGAATTGTCGTACCATCGATTGACGACGGTATACAACAGTGGCAGGAAATATTTGGCTATCATCGCGTATCAGAAGTGATAGAGAACAGTCGCCAGAAGGTTAGAGTGGTTTTTCTAAAGAAAACAGATTCAATCCTTATTAAACTAGTAGAACCATCCGTTGCCGATTCCCCAGTTTCGTCGTTTGCCCGCAGAGGCGGAGGGCTGCACCATCTCTGTTTCCGTTGTAATGATCTCGATGCGGCGATCCCATTGTTGCGGTCGAATGGAGCAAAGTTCATTGTGCCCCCCCAGCCGGGCGAGGCATTTAATGGCGAGGACATAGCATTTTTTCTTACTAGGAATAATCTGAGTATAGAGCTGATCGATACGATGGAAAAGCAGGGGATTGACTCAATGGATACTCAAGGCTCTGTACCAAAAGGTCTTTTTTGA